The Aminithiophilus ramosus genome contains a region encoding:
- a CDS encoding sugar ABC transporter ATP-binding protein yields the protein MNKAPLLEMIGISKSFGGVRALRGVSLSLGRGEVRAVVGENGAGKSTLMKIIAGVLAPDEGELRFDGRPLELSGPREARQRGVSIVYQEPVFFPELSVLENFFLGEEIVKASGALDWSAMTEAASGALRRMGLSPDLSRRPMKELSIGTQQLVLIARGIYREASLLILDEPTSILSQAETNLLFRTIAELKAGGVSVLYISHRFQELFEIADSVSVLRDGVHVADMAIGDVTEEKLIAAMSGREIERSVYRSGRGESQSPLLEVKGLWRAGCFQDVSFHLCSGEILGLYGLVGAGRSEVAQCIIEELPRERGEVLLEGRPFRPGGSRSAQERGVVYVPEDRGRQGLFPIRSIRDNLSAGLLRQVSSWLGIVDRKGEERLAQDQVEALKIKVGGLALPVSSLSGGNQQKVLLARGLLHRPRVLILDEPTRGIDVGTKAEIHRLIMDLAREGVAVLLISSDLPEMLALADRVAVMHEGELTASLDREEATEEAVLRLAIGLGEGTGTEG from the coding sequence ATGAATAAGGCGCCCCTTCTTGAAATGATCGGCATTTCCAAGAGTTTCGGCGGCGTCCGGGCCCTGCGGGGAGTCTCCCTCTCCCTGGGCCGGGGCGAGGTCCGGGCCGTCGTCGGCGAAAACGGCGCCGGCAAGTCGACGCTGATGAAGATCATCGCCGGCGTCCTGGCCCCCGACGAGGGGGAGCTCCGCTTTGACGGCCGGCCCCTGGAGCTGTCGGGCCCCAGGGAGGCCCGCCAGCGGGGGGTCTCCATCGTCTACCAGGAACCCGTCTTCTTCCCCGAGCTGTCGGTTCTGGAGAATTTCTTTCTCGGCGAGGAGATCGTCAAGGCCTCGGGTGCCCTGGACTGGTCGGCCATGACCGAGGCCGCCTCGGGAGCGCTCCGCCGGATGGGCCTTTCGCCCGATCTCTCGCGACGGCCCATGAAGGAGCTCTCCATCGGAACCCAGCAGCTCGTCCTCATCGCCCGGGGCATCTACCGCGAGGCGAGCCTGCTCATCCTCGACGAGCCGACGTCGATCCTCAGCCAGGCCGAGACGAACCTGCTCTTTCGGACCATCGCCGAACTCAAGGCCGGGGGCGTGAGCGTTCTGTACATCAGCCACCGCTTCCAGGAGCTCTTCGAGATCGCCGATTCGGTGAGCGTCCTCCGCGACGGCGTCCACGTGGCCGACATGGCCATCGGCGACGTCACGGAAGAGAAGCTCATCGCCGCCATGTCGGGCCGCGAGATCGAGAGGAGCGTCTACCGCTCCGGCCGGGGAGAAAGCCAAAGCCCTCTTCTGGAGGTGAAGGGCCTCTGGCGGGCCGGCTGCTTCCAGGACGTCTCCTTTCACCTCTGTTCCGGCGAGATCCTGGGCCTCTATGGCCTCGTCGGGGCCGGCCGGTCCGAAGTGGCCCAGTGCATCATCGAGGAGCTGCCCCGGGAACGGGGCGAGGTCCTTCTCGAGGGCCGGCCCTTCCGGCCCGGCGGGAGCCGGAGTGCCCAGGAGCGGGGCGTCGTCTACGTTCCCGAGGACCGGGGACGGCAGGGGCTTTTCCCGATCCGCTCCATCAGGGACAACCTGAGCGCCGGTCTCCTCCGTCAGGTCTCGTCCTGGCTGGGCATCGTCGACCGAAAGGGGGAAGAGCGGCTCGCCCAAGATCAGGTGGAGGCGCTGAAGATCAAAGTCGGCGGCCTCGCCCTGCCCGTGTCGAGCCTCAGCGGCGGCAACCAGCAGAAGGTCCTCCTGGCCCGGGGGCTCCTCCACAGGCCGAGGGTCCTCATCCTCGACGAACCGACGCGGGGGATCGACGTGGGGACGAAGGCCGAGATCCACCGCCTCATCATGGATCTGGCCCGCGAGGGCGTCGCCGTGCTCCTCATCTCGTCGGATCTCCCCGAGATGCTGGCCCTGGCCGACCGGGTGGCCGTCATGCACGAGGGAGAGCTCACGGCCTCCCTCGACCGCGAGGAGGCGACGGAAGAGGCCGTCCTCCGCCTGGCCATCGGCCTCGGCGAAGGGACGGGCACGGAAGGATAA
- the rbsK gene encoding ribokinase translates to MRKIVVVGSINMDLIMETDRLPVLGETLLGGPFSTAPGGKGANQAAACARLGAAVAHLGRVGDDGFGRQLLDVLDAEGIDRRGVTVTTGTSSGVAQICVAGGDNSIIVAPGANGCLSAEDVRASQTLFEGARAALFQLEVPLDAVLEGLRLAKTHEALTILTPAPWRELPRELLALVDVLVPNAIELSQCAGTANREKAFAHLLDLGVGAVVMTAGSEGAYFASAHRSGHVPAPSVDVVDSTGAGDTFTGALAVALSEGRQLPEAIRFAVRAGSLACTKLGALPAIPRRDDVERAFGA, encoded by the coding sequence ATGAGAAAGATCGTCGTCGTCGGGTCGATCAACATGGACCTGATCATGGAGACGGATCGTCTTCCCGTCCTGGGCGAGACGCTTCTGGGAGGTCCCTTCTCGACGGCGCCCGGCGGCAAGGGGGCCAATCAGGCGGCGGCCTGCGCCCGCCTCGGCGCCGCGGTGGCCCACCTGGGCCGCGTCGGCGACGACGGCTTCGGCCGGCAGCTGCTGGACGTTCTCGACGCTGAAGGGATCGACCGACGGGGCGTGACCGTCACGACCGGCACGAGCAGCGGCGTGGCCCAGATCTGCGTCGCCGGAGGCGACAACAGCATCATCGTCGCCCCCGGAGCCAACGGATGCCTCTCGGCCGAGGACGTCAGGGCCTCTCAAACCCTTTTCGAAGGGGCCCGCGCCGCTCTTTTCCAGCTCGAGGTACCCCTCGACGCCGTCCTCGAGGGGCTCCGCCTCGCCAAGACCCACGAGGCCCTGACGATCCTGACTCCGGCTCCCTGGAGGGAGCTGCCCCGGGAGCTGCTGGCCCTCGTCGACGTCCTCGTCCCCAACGCCATCGAGCTGAGCCAGTGCGCCGGAACGGCCAACAGGGAGAAGGCCTTCGCCCATCTCCTCGACCTGGGAGTGGGGGCCGTCGTCATGACGGCCGGATCGGAAGGGGCCTACTTCGCCTCGGCCCATCGCTCGGGCCACGTGCCGGCCCCCTCCGTCGACGTCGTCGACAGCACGGGAGCCGGCGACACCTTCACGGGAGCCCTGGCCGTGGCCCTCTCCGAGGGACGACAGCTCCCGGAGGCGATCCGATTCGCCGTCCGGGCCGGAAGCCTGGCCTGCACGAAACTGGGGGCTCTCCCCGCCATTCCCCGCCGCGACGACGTCGAGAGGGCCTTCGGGGCCTGA
- a CDS encoding autoinducer 2 ABC transporter substrate-binding protein: MMGLMKRLTVAAVFAAAVFAMASTPASAEKTRIAFIPQLIGIPYFSAMEAGGKAAAEAFDVEFLYVGAPTANAAEQVRLMENLIQQKVEAISISVLDSVSLNPVIKRAREAGIAVYTSDSDSPTSERQLYVAQALDKELGYVLIDELVEQFDGKGRIAIVSGESTATNLNAWIAFMQERVAQAYPDVEIVDIRYTSGGSSEDALRQAEELMTRFPDLKGLVAVASTTVPGVAQAVQQAGLVGEVAVIGYGSPNTVRPFIKSGVMAKSILWDPYQLGYLTVWAGKQLVEGKPFAAENDVPGMDEPVRYFEDEKILLLGAPLVITAENVDRFNF; the protein is encoded by the coding sequence ATGATGGGTCTCATGAAACGATTGACGGTGGCGGCGGTTTTTGCGGCGGCGGTTTTTGCCATGGCTTCCACGCCCGCCTCGGCGGAAAAGACGCGGATTGCCTTCATTCCTCAGCTGATCGGCATTCCCTATTTCTCGGCCATGGAGGCCGGAGGCAAGGCGGCGGCCGAGGCCTTCGACGTGGAGTTTCTCTACGTCGGCGCCCCGACGGCCAATGCCGCCGAGCAGGTGCGCCTCATGGAGAATCTGATCCAGCAGAAGGTCGAGGCCATCTCCATTTCCGTCCTCGACTCGGTCTCGCTCAACCCCGTCATCAAGCGTGCCCGTGAGGCCGGCATCGCCGTCTACACCTCCGACAGCGACAGCCCCACCAGCGAGCGCCAGCTTTACGTCGCCCAGGCCCTGGACAAGGAACTCGGCTACGTCCTCATCGACGAGCTCGTCGAGCAGTTCGACGGCAAGGGCCGGATCGCCATCGTCTCCGGCGAATCGACGGCGACGAACCTCAACGCCTGGATCGCCTTCATGCAGGAACGGGTGGCCCAGGCCTATCCCGACGTGGAGATCGTCGACATCCGCTACACCAGCGGCGGCAGCAGCGAGGACGCCCTCCGCCAGGCCGAAGAGCTCATGACCCGCTTCCCCGATCTGAAGGGTCTCGTGGCCGTCGCCTCGACGACCGTTCCCGGCGTGGCCCAGGCCGTCCAGCAGGCCGGGCTCGTCGGCGAGGTGGCCGTCATCGGCTACGGATCGCCCAACACGGTCCGTCCCTTCATCAAGAGCGGCGTCATGGCCAAGTCGATCCTCTGGGATCCCTACCAGCTCGGCTACCTCACCGTCTGGGCCGGCAAGCAGCTCGTCGAGGGCAAACCCTTCGCCGCCGAGAACGACGTTCCCGGCATGGACGAGCCGGTCCGCTACTTCGAGGACGAGAAGATCCTTCTCCTCGGCGCTCCTCTGGTCATCACCGCCGAGAACGTCGACCGCTTCAATTTCTGA